A genomic window from Punica granatum isolate Tunisia-2019 chromosome 2, ASM765513v2, whole genome shotgun sequence includes:
- the LOC116195885 gene encoding alpha/beta hydrolase domain-containing protein 17B, whose translation MGGVTSSMAAKFAFFPPSPPSYKLVTDDLTGLLLLSPFPHRENVEVLKLPTRRGTEIVAVYVRNPMATSTVLYSHGNAADLGQMYELFIQLSIHLRVNLMGYDYSGYGQSSGKPSEQNTYADIEAAYKCLEESYGTKQEDIILYGQSVGSGPTLDLSARLPHLRAVVLHSPILSGLRVMYPVKRSYWFDIYKNIDKIPLVNCPVLIIHGTSDEVVDCSHGKQLWELCKEKYEPLWLKGGNHCDLELYPEYIRHLKKFVSTVEKSPSQRYSSRRSTDQYEQPRKSTDVFEVSRKSTDRREKPRKSTDRPEKLKAPPSINSEKLEKLRVTFDHMERSRRSVDCHEKSRKSIDHQLEKARKSVDRLDRLRNA comes from the exons ATGGGCGGGGTCACGTCTTCTATGGCGGCGAAGTTCGCCTTCTTCCCGCCGAGCCCCCCCTCGTACAAGCTAGTCACCGACGACCTCACCGGCCTCCTGCTGCTCAGTCCCTTCCCCCACAGGGAGAACGTGGAGGTCCTTAAGCTCCCAACCCGCCGGGGCACCGAGATTGTGGCGGTTTACGTACGGAATCCCATGGCCACCTCCACCGTCCTCTACTCCCACGGCAACGCCGCCGATCTGGGTCAGATGTACGAGCTCTTCATCCAGCTCAGCATCCACCTCAGAGTTAACCTCATGGG GTACGACTACTCTGGGTATGGACAGTCATCAGGAAAG CCCAGTGAACAGAACACTTATGCAGATATAGAAGCTGCTTACAAGTGCCTGGAAGAAAGTTATGGCACTAAGCAAGAAGATATAATCCTTTATGGGCAATCCGTTGGAAGTGGGCCCACTTTGGATCTTTCTGCAAGGCTGCCTCATCTTAGAGCTGTCGTTCTGCATAGCCCCATACTCTCAGGCTTGCGAGTCATGTACCCTGTAAAGCGTTCATATTGGTTCGATATCTACAAG AATATTGACAAAATTCCACTTGTCAATTGTCCCGTACTAATCATTCAT GGAACTTCAGATGAAGTTGTCGATTGTTCCCACGGGAAGCAGCTATGGGAACTGTGCAAAGAGAAGTACGAGCCCTTGTGGCTCAAAGGAGGAAACCATTGTGACTTGGAGCTCTACCCGGAGTACATCAGGCATCTCAAGAAGTTTGTATCAACAGTTGAGAAGTCTCCTTCACAGAGGTACAGCTCAAGGAGAAGCACTGACCAGTACGAGCAGCCCCGGAAGAGTACAGACGTGTTCGAGGTTTCGAGGAAGAGCACCGATCGGAGAGAGAAGCCAAGGAAGAGCACCGATCGGCCAGAGAAGCTAAAGGCTCCTCCGAGCATCAACTCTGAAAAGCTAGAGAAACTGAGAGTCACGTTTGATCACATGGAGAGGTCGAGAAGGAGCGTGGACTGCCACGAGAAGTCGAGGAAGAGCATTGATCACCAGCTTGAGAAGGCGAGGAAAAGCGTCGACAGGTTAGATCGGTTACGAAATGCATGA
- the LOC116196875 gene encoding mucin-1-like has product MARELVVLALAALAVVGSVSASASAPSPSHSPASSPKASPSPKASAPSPASSPKASAPSPNQISTAPSGSSTGSPSSAPSVAETPESVISASPTPSAAAGPIADGPSDSADDTPAPAPAKNGASALQISAYTGAAAAAAGYLLF; this is encoded by the coding sequence ATGGCACGCGAGCTCGTTGTGCTAGCCCTGGCTGCCTTGGCCGTTGTCGGCTCAGTCTCGGCCTCGGCATCAGCGCCCTCACCCTCGCACTCGCCTGCCTCCTCCCCGAAGGCCTCACCATCCCCCAAGGCCTCCGCTCCTTCTCCGGCCTCATCCCCCAAGGCATCGGCTCCTTCCCCCAACCAAATCTCCACTGCCCCCTCAGGCTCCTCGACCGGCTCCCCATCCTCGGCCCCTTCCGTTGCTGAGACCCCCGAATCCGTGATCTCAGCCTCCCCCACCCCATCGGCCGCCGCCGGGCCCATCGCCGACGGTCCCAGTGACAGTGCTGATGATACCCCTGCACCCGCCCCCGCGAAGAACGGCGCCTCCGCGCTCCAAATCTCCGCCTACACCGgtgccgccgccgccgccgccggaTACCTCTTGTTCTAA
- the LOC116195887 gene encoding mitochondrial inner membrane protease ATP23 has product MAEETAPAPGFAAASSSVSGGMTVKECNDMIRRSLRTPMVKFLREHLQKAGCAVGDNFIKAVNCDKEIAGGYAPGVGILVCSNHMNIQDEVNQVVIHELIHAYDECRAANIDWTNCAHHACAEIRAGHLSGDCHYKRELLRGYMKIRGHEQECVRRRVMKSMSGNPYCTEAAAKDAMEAVWDVCYNDTQPFDRAP; this is encoded by the exons ATGGCGGAGGAGACCGCGCCGGCACCGGGATTCGCCGCCGCCTCCTCCTCCGTCAGCGGCGGCATGACGGTGAAGGAATGCAATGACATGATACGGAGGAGCCTCCGGA CTCCAATGGTGAAATTCCTGAGGGAGCATCTGCAGAAGGCGGGGTGTGCTGTCGGGGACAACTTCATCAAGGCCGTTAACTGCGATAAGGAGATCGCTGGTGGCTATGCTCCCGGCGTTGGG ATATTGGTGTGCAGTAATCACATGAACATCCAAGACGAGGTCAACCAAGTTGTTATCCACGAGCTAATTCACGCATACGATGAATGCCGGGCTGCCAACATCGACTGGACTAATTGTGCCCATCATGCTTGTGCCGAG ATACGAGCAGGTCATTTAAGCGGTGATTGCCACTACAAGAGAGAACTCCTGAGGGGTTACATGAAGATTCGAGGCCACGAGCAA GAGTGCGTGAGGAGAAGGGTAATGAAGTCGATGAGTGGGAATCCTTACTGCACGGAAGCAGCTGCAAAGGATGCAATGGAAGCCGTTTGGGATGTCTGTTATAATGATACTCAGCCCTTCGACAGAGCTCCGTAA